In a genomic window of Mucilaginibacter sp. KACC 22063:
- a CDS encoding ATP-binding protein, which yields MSNAIKYQPAGQQPIILVKTERQDNNLLITVKDNGLGIDPTKHDTIFENIKE from the coding sequence GTGTCCAATGCGATAAAGTATCAACCTGCCGGACAACAACCGATCATACTGGTCAAAACTGAAAGACAGGACAATAACCTGCTCATTACTGTAAAAGATAATGGTTTGGGCATTGACCCCACCAAACATGATACGATATTTGAAAATATCAAAGAATAA
- a CDS encoding relaxase/mobilization nuclease domain-containing protein encodes MGFDQHQYAIFRHYDADYPHLHILVNRIGYEGQLVSDSKDYQHSEQVLGKLEKQYGLTEVIPSKQAQERAMTKNELLL; translated from the coding sequence ATGGGATTTGACCAGCACCAATATGCCATCTTCCGGCATTACGATGCCGATTATCCGCACCTGCATATCCTTGTTAACCGCATAGGTTACGAAGGACAATTGGTATCTGATAGCAAAGACTACCAACACAGCGAACAGGTACTCGGAAAGCTGGAGAAACAGTATGGCTTAACAGAGGTCATCCCCAGTAAACAAGCGCAGGAACGGGCCATGACCAAGAATGAACTGTTGTTATAA
- a CDS encoding phosphotransferase family protein: protein MMKGSMLGRGKTAEVYELGPDKVVKLFYQYTGESLNKYELDIGQAVYEAGVPSPEVYEEVQIMGRNGIIMERAAGNSMFTDIERRPWAIARYGKTMARLHAKIHSCRCEKLASQYDVIKSKIGVSAQVLGERAHVIVDYLSALPDGVSICHGDFHPKNIIGGANGYMTIDWPEVYYGNCAGDVARTALILSSPHVPAGTGLFFRLILKQLRRLLLHYYLDEYLRLTNVSRSDINRWVLPVAAARLKEEISEEWDWLMNIIEGRTELLF from the coding sequence ATGATGAAAGGCAGTATGCTTGGTAGGGGGAAAACAGCAGAGGTGTATGAGCTGGGGCCAGATAAAGTGGTCAAATTGTTTTATCAATATACTGGTGAAAGCCTTAATAAATATGAGTTGGATATAGGGCAGGCTGTATATGAAGCAGGAGTGCCATCACCCGAAGTTTATGAGGAGGTGCAAATTATGGGCCGTAACGGCATTATAATGGAGCGCGCTGCCGGGAATTCGATGTTTACAGACATAGAGCGCAGACCATGGGCAATTGCCCGCTACGGAAAAACAATGGCCCGGCTTCATGCAAAGATCCACAGTTGCCGGTGCGAAAAGCTGGCATCGCAGTATGATGTAATCAAAAGCAAGATCGGAGTCTCTGCCCAAGTGCTGGGTGAACGGGCGCATGTTATAGTCGACTACCTGTCGGCACTCCCCGATGGCGTGAGCATTTGTCATGGCGACTTTCACCCCAAAAATATTATCGGCGGTGCAAATGGCTATATGACGATAGACTGGCCCGAGGTATATTATGGTAATTGCGCGGGCGATGTGGCCCGAACGGCTTTAATATTATCTTCGCCACATGTGCCGGCCGGTACAGGCCTGTTTTTCCGGTTGATTTTGAAACAGTTGAGAAGATTGCTGCTCCATTATTACCTGGATGAATATTTAAGGCTGACTAATGTTTCCCGCAGCGATATTAACCGCTGGGTATTGCCTGTAGCGGCAGCAAGGCTAAAGGAAGAGATCTCTGAAGAGTGGGATTGGCTGATGAATATTATAGAAGGGCGTACAGAGCTCTTGTTTTAA
- a CDS encoding phosphotransferase family protein: MEQLTNLGPMIGKGNTAEVYRCDDNYIVKLYTESLGPHLAYFEHDILSALNRAGTPAPVIGNLVKYNDRIGIKMEFVPGTTLDKLLIAEDARRGANARLMATLHARIHATTTGELQTQYTAFYNTINNNRDLLGSVTDTILNYLDTLPAGSQVCHGDFHPKNIIAGSGKSMVIDWTNAYRGNPLGDLVLTRLRMLTPYISKGFSGDTALFIAAKKNIYDVYWQTYKNLTNVTETELDAWLLPCAAAQLHPSKPVHTQWLLQILRQQLNRQSLL; the protein is encoded by the coding sequence ATGGAACAACTTACAAACCTGGGGCCGATGATTGGGAAAGGCAACACTGCCGAAGTTTATCGCTGTGATGACAATTATATAGTTAAGCTTTATACCGAGTCGTTAGGGCCGCATCTGGCGTATTTTGAGCATGATATATTGAGTGCGCTTAACCGGGCAGGTACACCGGCGCCGGTAATTGGTAATTTGGTGAAATACAATGACCGGATCGGCATAAAGATGGAGTTTGTGCCCGGGACAACACTCGATAAGCTGCTGATAGCCGAAGATGCCAGAAGGGGTGCTAACGCTCGGCTCATGGCCACATTGCATGCACGCATCCATGCCACCACCACGGGGGAGCTGCAAACCCAATATACCGCCTTTTATAACACAATAAACAATAACAGGGATTTACTGGGCAGTGTTACAGATACCATTTTGAATTACCTCGATACGTTACCGGCCGGAAGCCAGGTATGCCACGGTGATTTTCACCCGAAAAATATTATTGCCGGGTCTGGAAAAAGCATGGTAATTGACTGGACAAATGCATATCGCGGCAATCCTTTGGGAGACCTTGTCCTTACGAGACTTCGTATGCTGACGCCATATATCAGCAAAGGTTTTTCGGGTGACACTGCCTTATTTATTGCGGCAAAAAAAAATATTTACGACGTGTACTGGCAGACCTACAAAAACCTGACAAATGTAACTGAAACCGAGCTGGATGCCTGGTTACTTCCTTGCGCCGCAGCTCAGCTTCACCCTTCTAAACCGGTACATACTCAATGGCTGCTTCAAATTTTAAGGCAGCAGTTAAACCGACAGTCCCTTCTCTGA
- a CDS encoding lipase family protein, translated as MKASEDSTIKILMEQMASQAALKTLLTTNPVLPPGWVLLKSFAGKPLPPSVPVQGFIAAGPINENLDIAIVISLGIAWENFYKLNWTGVPQPPTNMARLSSAVAGKEEPNDAMISSVFQLAYNGSRKAIWDALAFIPQDYQDAPVYFTGMWLGAPMAQICALDMRTGNTGPDKQAGPSTPGPGYVFSAPNFANTSFATYYNALVASKALTPQYVVWAATPSLTVDFFPVSDNTDYEQAGELIYIDNIKLPQYDVPWWERSNVYYLQSLGGQPTQNIPVPASFSNLPAGFSQQLAFTASQVVAAAYQLAQRPNGSTPITNTNFSLSQTIDINGTAWAAIYTSNNTVIVGIRGPVNFDEYYTFSCLSTTSPVSFISSTTAQVHTGAYTIYTSPLQDSTGNTFSQALISALTTLAAGKSLVVAGHDLGGAIASIAATDYALSNYGFKPASLYTFGSTLFANSFFVDSFTSAVGAQSYQLYRLNDKMANPLLPLGYLPVGNAITISGQLVVEESTYHSIAGYCNLLDTSA; from the coding sequence ATGAAAGCAAGCGAAGATTCGACCATTAAAATATTAATGGAACAAATGGCATCTCAGGCGGCGCTTAAAACGCTCCTTACCACCAACCCGGTGCTACCGCCGGGCTGGGTGTTGCTTAAATCGTTTGCAGGAAAACCGCTACCGCCGTCAGTGCCTGTCCAGGGCTTTATCGCCGCAGGGCCAATAAACGAAAACCTGGACATAGCCATAGTCATATCGCTTGGCATTGCATGGGAAAATTTTTACAAGCTCAATTGGACAGGCGTACCACAGCCGCCTACTAATATGGCGCGGCTTTCGAGCGCGGTAGCCGGCAAGGAAGAACCTAACGATGCAATGATATCTTCTGTTTTTCAGTTGGCTTACAACGGCTCCCGTAAAGCGATATGGGATGCGCTGGCCTTCATCCCGCAAGACTACCAGGATGCGCCTGTATATTTTACGGGTATGTGGCTTGGCGCACCTATGGCCCAGATCTGTGCGCTCGATATGAGGACCGGCAATACAGGGCCTGACAAGCAGGCCGGGCCTTCAACACCCGGCCCCGGCTACGTTTTTTCGGCACCTAATTTTGCCAATACCAGTTTTGCCACCTACTATAACGCACTTGTTGCTTCAAAGGCATTAACGCCGCAATATGTTGTGTGGGCAGCCACCCCAAGCCTCACGGTCGACTTTTTCCCCGTTTCGGACAACACCGACTATGAACAAGCCGGCGAACTGATTTATATAGACAATATTAAATTGCCTCAGTATGACGTACCCTGGTGGGAACGCAGTAATGTTTATTATTTACAAAGCTTGGGGGGGCAGCCAACTCAAAATATTCCTGTACCGGCATCCTTCTCCAACCTTCCAGCCGGTTTTTCGCAGCAGTTGGCATTTACTGCATCGCAAGTTGTTGCCGCAGCCTACCAGCTTGCACAGCGTCCCAACGGATCCACACCAATTACTAACACCAACTTTTCGCTTAGCCAAACCATCGACATAAACGGGACCGCATGGGCAGCTATCTACACAAGCAATAACACAGTAATAGTAGGTATACGGGGGCCGGTAAATTTCGATGAATATTACACGTTCAGCTGTTTATCAACAACATCCCCGGTAAGCTTTATCTCCAGCACTACCGCGCAGGTACATACCGGGGCGTATACCATCTACACTTCACCCCTACAAGACTCAACAGGCAACACGTTTTCGCAGGCGCTCATCAGCGCGCTAACCACGCTTGCTGCCGGCAAAAGCCTTGTAGTGGCCGGCCATGACCTGGGTGGCGCCATTGCGAGTATCGCGGCTACTGACTATGCACTCAGCAATTATGGGTTTAAACCCGCCAGCCTGTACACATTCGGCAGTACGCTTTTTGCCAATTCTTTTTTTGTAGATTCTTTCACCAGTGCCGTGGGGGCTCAAAGCTATCAGCTTTACAGGCTTAACGACAAAATGGCCAACCCGCTGCTGCCGCTTGGTTATCTCCCGGTCGGCAACGCTATTACCATAAGTGGTCAGCTGGTTGTTGAAGAGTCTACTTATCATTCCATTGCGGGCTATTGTAACCTGCTGGATACTTCGGCTTAA